From the genome of Vicia villosa cultivar HV-30 ecotype Madison, WI linkage group LG2, Vvil1.0, whole genome shotgun sequence, one region includes:
- the LOC131648268 gene encoding stress-induced protein KIN2-like: MNQSQNVSHQAGQAAGQAQEKGSNMMDKASNIAQSAKESCQEAGQQMKAKAQETVDALKSNDGANK, from the exons ATGAATCAATCACAGAATGTAAGCCATCAAGCTGGCCAAGCCGCAGGACAGGCTCAG GAGAAAGGAAGCAACATGATGGACAAGGCAAGCAACATTGCACAATCTGCTAAAGAATCTTGTCAAGAg GCTGGTCAGCAAATGAAGGCAAAAGCACAAGAGACTGTTGATGCTTTAAAGAGTAACGATGGGGCGAATAAATGA